In Grus americana isolate bGruAme1 chromosome 17, bGruAme1.mat, whole genome shotgun sequence, the following proteins share a genomic window:
- the GMEB2 gene encoding glucocorticoid modulatory element-binding protein 2 isoform X3, whose protein sequence is MATPDVSVHMEEVVVVTTPDGTVDGGGVEEVKTVLVTTNLSQHSGDINEDTLETENAAAAAAAAFTASTHLKEAVLEVKMAEDEDSLEAEIVYPITCGDSKANLIWRKFVCPGINVKCVQFDDHLISPKEFVHLAGKSTLKDWKRAIRMNGIMLRKIMDSGELDFYQHTKVCSNTCRSTKIDLTGARVSLTSQTSTEYIPLTPASADVNGSPATITIETCEDSSDWSTSIGDDTFAFWRGLKDTGLLEEVIYEFHQELVETMKGLQQRAQDPPLQLGDAVLLNNVVQNFGMLDLVKKVLASHKCQMDRSREQYTRDLAALEQQCDEHRKRAKELKHKSQHLNNVLMTLTPVSVPTPLKRPRLTRATSGPAAITSQVLSQPAQLAVPPGVPVSQLTSLPLGKVVSALPSSVLGKSPSQPPAASSPASPLLGGYTVLASSGSTFPGTVEIHPDASNLTVLSTAAVQDGSTVVKVVSPFQLLTLPGLGTTIQNVTQMAPGGSTVVTVPSGATEAAGDEHTAATIEVTAVADEVEQK, encoded by the exons ATGGCAACTCCGGACGTCAGCGTTCAcatggaggaggtggtggtggtgacaaCGCCTGATGGCACGGTGGATGGAGGCGGTGTGGAGGAGGTGAAGACGGTGCTGGTCACCACCAACCTGTCCCAGCACAG CGGTGACATAAATGAAGACACGCTGGAGACCGAAAATGCagctgctgcggctgctgctgcctttacAGCCTCCACGCATCTGAAGGAAGCAGTCCTAG AAGTGAAGATGGCTGAAGATGAGGACAGTTTGGAGGCAGAGATTGTCTACCCCATCACCTGCGGGGACAGCAAAGCCAACCTCATCTGGAGAAAGTTCGTGTGCCCTGGGATCAACGTGAAGTGTGTGCAG TTTGACGATCACCTAATTAGTCCCAAGGAGTTTGTCCACTTGGCGGGCAAGTCGACGCTGAAGGATTGGAAGCGGGCGATCCGGATGAACGGGATCATGCTCCG GAAGATCATGGACTCAGGAGAGCTGGATTTCTACCAGCACACGAAGGTCTGTTCCAACACCTGTCGGAGCACCAAAATCGACCTGACCGGAGCCAGGGTGTCCTTGACCAGCCAGACATCGACAGAGTACATCCCTCTCACTCCTGCTTCTGCGGATG TGAACGGATCCCCAGCTACAATTACCATAGAAACATGCGAGGATTCCAGCGATTGGAGCACCAGCATTGGAG atGACACCTTTGCTTTCTGGCGAGGCCTGAAGGACACAGGTCTCCTGGAAGAAGTAATCTATGAGTTCCACCAGGAGCTAGTGGAGACCATGAAGGGCTTGCAGCAGCGAGCACAGGATCCCCCGCTGCAGCTCGGTG ATGCTGTTTTACTCAACAACGTAGTCCAGAACTTTGGTATGCTGGATCTCGTCAAGAAGGTCCTGGCCAGCCACAAGTGTCAGATGGATCGCTCAAGGGAGCAGTACACGCGGGATTTGGCAG ctCTGGAGCAGCAGTGTGATGAGCACCGCAAGCGGGCAAAAGAGCTGAAGCACAAATCGCAGCATCTCAACAACGTCCTGATGACCCTCACACCCGTCTCTGTCCCCACGCCTTTAAAACGTCCCAGGCTGACCAGGGCCACTTCTGGACCAGCTGCCATCACCTCCCAAGTCCTGTCCCAGCCGGCGCAGCTCGCCGTCCCCCCCGGCGTGCCCGTCTCCCAGCTCACCAGCCTCCCTCTCGGCAAAGTGGTCTCAGCCCTCCCATCCTCggtgctggggaagagcccgtCCCAGCCTCCCGCCGCCAGCTCCCCGGCCTCCCCGCTGCTGGGAGGGTACACGGTACTGGCCTCCTCCGGCTCCACCTTCCCCGGCACGGTGGAGATCCACCCGGACGCTTCCAACCTGACGGTGCTGAGCACGGCTGCGGTCCAGGATGGCAGCACGGTGGTGAAGGTGGTGAGCCCCTTCCAGCTGCTGACACTGCCGGGACTCGGCACGACCATCCAGAACGTGACACAAATGGCTCCCGGTGGGAGCACGGTCGTGACCGTCCCATCAGGTGCCACCGAGGCTGCCGGGGACGAGCACACTGCCGCCACCATCGAGGTGACTGCGGTGGCCGATGAGGTGGAGCAGAAGTGA
- the GMEB2 gene encoding glucocorticoid modulatory element-binding protein 2 isoform X1, whose product MQGPAWRGDTGDTGGGGTQGRGEHAGRGEDTGPLGTRRTRGIPHGGGCRRSSGSHARTDPVGARLAPVPRPPPARRRATPARHLFHRQLGPRRPREISPGSRARPCACAGAESRARLSPAPPPHPPPPHPASLPSPHPPPAAQPERPPPEPERGQRDPGLRQLVTEGSPAWLPIAACSCLTMATPDVSVHMEEVVVVTTPDGTVDGGGVEEVKTVLVTTNLSQHSGDINEDTLETENAAAAAAAAFTASTHLKEAVLEVKMAEDEDSLEAEIVYPITCGDSKANLIWRKFVCPGINVKCVQFDDHLISPKEFVHLAGKSTLKDWKRAIRMNGIMLRKIMDSGELDFYQHTKVCSNTCRSTKIDLTGARVSLTSQTSTEYIPLTPASADVNGSPATITIETCEDSSDWSTSIGDDTFAFWRGLKDTGLLEEVIYEFHQELVETMKGLQQRAQDPPLQLGDAVLLNNVVQNFGMLDLVKKVLASHKCQMDRSREQYTRDLAALEQQCDEHRKRAKELKHKSQHLNNVLMTLTPVSVPTPLKRPRLTRATSGPAAITSQVLSQPAQLAVPPGVPVSQLTSLPLGKVVSALPSSVLGKSPSQPPAASSPASPLLGGYTVLASSGSTFPGTVEIHPDASNLTVLSTAAVQDGSTVVKVVSPFQLLTLPGLGTTIQNVTQMAPGGSTVVTVPSGATEAAGDEHTAATIEVTAVADEVEQK is encoded by the exons ATGCAAGGGCCCGCATGGCGAGGGGACACAGgagacacggggggggggggcacgcaAGGCCGCGGAGAGCATGCAGGACGCGGGGAGGACACAGGGCCCCTGGGGACACGCAGGACCCGGGGGATCCCCCACGGAGGCGGGTGCCGGCGCAGCAGCGGATCCCACGCGCGGACAGACCCGGTCGGCGCGCGCCTTGCCCCCgtcccccgcccgccgccggcgcGCAGGCGCGCTACGCCGGCCCGGCACCTATTTCACAGGCAGCTCGGGCCGCGGCGCCCCCGCGAAATAAGTCCCgggagccgggcccggccgTGCGCCTGCGCGGGGGCCGAGAGCCGCGCGCGGCtgagccccgctccccccccccatcccccccccccccaccctgcctcccttccctccccgcaCCCACCGCCCGCCGCCCAGCCGGAGCGCCCGCCGCCGGAACCGGAGCGGGGTCAGCGGGACCCCGGCCTGAG GCAGCTGGTGACCGAGGGCTCTCCCGCCTGGCTGCCCAtcgctgcctgctcctgcctcacAATGGCAACTCCGGACGTCAGCGTTCAcatggaggaggtggtggtggtgacaaCGCCTGATGGCACGGTGGATGGAGGCGGTGTGGAGGAGGTGAAGACGGTGCTGGTCACCACCAACCTGTCCCAGCACAG CGGTGACATAAATGAAGACACGCTGGAGACCGAAAATGCagctgctgcggctgctgctgcctttacAGCCTCCACGCATCTGAAGGAAGCAGTCCTAG AAGTGAAGATGGCTGAAGATGAGGACAGTTTGGAGGCAGAGATTGTCTACCCCATCACCTGCGGGGACAGCAAAGCCAACCTCATCTGGAGAAAGTTCGTGTGCCCTGGGATCAACGTGAAGTGTGTGCAG TTTGACGATCACCTAATTAGTCCCAAGGAGTTTGTCCACTTGGCGGGCAAGTCGACGCTGAAGGATTGGAAGCGGGCGATCCGGATGAACGGGATCATGCTCCG GAAGATCATGGACTCAGGAGAGCTGGATTTCTACCAGCACACGAAGGTCTGTTCCAACACCTGTCGGAGCACCAAAATCGACCTGACCGGAGCCAGGGTGTCCTTGACCAGCCAGACATCGACAGAGTACATCCCTCTCACTCCTGCTTCTGCGGATG TGAACGGATCCCCAGCTACAATTACCATAGAAACATGCGAGGATTCCAGCGATTGGAGCACCAGCATTGGAG atGACACCTTTGCTTTCTGGCGAGGCCTGAAGGACACAGGTCTCCTGGAAGAAGTAATCTATGAGTTCCACCAGGAGCTAGTGGAGACCATGAAGGGCTTGCAGCAGCGAGCACAGGATCCCCCGCTGCAGCTCGGTG ATGCTGTTTTACTCAACAACGTAGTCCAGAACTTTGGTATGCTGGATCTCGTCAAGAAGGTCCTGGCCAGCCACAAGTGTCAGATGGATCGCTCAAGGGAGCAGTACACGCGGGATTTGGCAG ctCTGGAGCAGCAGTGTGATGAGCACCGCAAGCGGGCAAAAGAGCTGAAGCACAAATCGCAGCATCTCAACAACGTCCTGATGACCCTCACACCCGTCTCTGTCCCCACGCCTTTAAAACGTCCCAGGCTGACCAGGGCCACTTCTGGACCAGCTGCCATCACCTCCCAAGTCCTGTCCCAGCCGGCGCAGCTCGCCGTCCCCCCCGGCGTGCCCGTCTCCCAGCTCACCAGCCTCCCTCTCGGCAAAGTGGTCTCAGCCCTCCCATCCTCggtgctggggaagagcccgtCCCAGCCTCCCGCCGCCAGCTCCCCGGCCTCCCCGCTGCTGGGAGGGTACACGGTACTGGCCTCCTCCGGCTCCACCTTCCCCGGCACGGTGGAGATCCACCCGGACGCTTCCAACCTGACGGTGCTGAGCACGGCTGCGGTCCAGGATGGCAGCACGGTGGTGAAGGTGGTGAGCCCCTTCCAGCTGCTGACACTGCCGGGACTCGGCACGACCATCCAGAACGTGACACAAATGGCTCCCGGTGGGAGCACGGTCGTGACCGTCCCATCAGGTGCCACCGAGGCTGCCGGGGACGAGCACACTGCCGCCACCATCGAGGTGACTGCGGTGGCCGATGAGGTGGAGCAGAAGTGA
- the GMEB2 gene encoding glucocorticoid modulatory element-binding protein 2 isoform X2: MQGPAWRGDTGDTGGGGTQGRGEHAGRGEDTGPLGTRRTRGIPHGGGCRRSSGSHARTDPVGARLAPVPRPPPARRRATPARHLFHRQLGPRRPREISPGSRARPCACAGAESRARLSPAPPPHPPPPHPASLPSPHPPPAAQPERPPPEPERGQRDPGLRQLVTEGSPAWLPIAACSCLTMATPDVSVHMEEVVVVTTPDGTVDGGGVEEVKTVLVTTNLSQHSGDINEDTLETENAAAAAAAAFTASTHLKEAVLVKMAEDEDSLEAEIVYPITCGDSKANLIWRKFVCPGINVKCVQFDDHLISPKEFVHLAGKSTLKDWKRAIRMNGIMLRKIMDSGELDFYQHTKVCSNTCRSTKIDLTGARVSLTSQTSTEYIPLTPASADVNGSPATITIETCEDSSDWSTSIGDDTFAFWRGLKDTGLLEEVIYEFHQELVETMKGLQQRAQDPPLQLGDAVLLNNVVQNFGMLDLVKKVLASHKCQMDRSREQYTRDLAALEQQCDEHRKRAKELKHKSQHLNNVLMTLTPVSVPTPLKRPRLTRATSGPAAITSQVLSQPAQLAVPPGVPVSQLTSLPLGKVVSALPSSVLGKSPSQPPAASSPASPLLGGYTVLASSGSTFPGTVEIHPDASNLTVLSTAAVQDGSTVVKVVSPFQLLTLPGLGTTIQNVTQMAPGGSTVVTVPSGATEAAGDEHTAATIEVTAVADEVEQK, from the exons ATGCAAGGGCCCGCATGGCGAGGGGACACAGgagacacggggggggggggcacgcaAGGCCGCGGAGAGCATGCAGGACGCGGGGAGGACACAGGGCCCCTGGGGACACGCAGGACCCGGGGGATCCCCCACGGAGGCGGGTGCCGGCGCAGCAGCGGATCCCACGCGCGGACAGACCCGGTCGGCGCGCGCCTTGCCCCCgtcccccgcccgccgccggcgcGCAGGCGCGCTACGCCGGCCCGGCACCTATTTCACAGGCAGCTCGGGCCGCGGCGCCCCCGCGAAATAAGTCCCgggagccgggcccggccgTGCGCCTGCGCGGGGGCCGAGAGCCGCGCGCGGCtgagccccgctccccccccccatcccccccccccccaccctgcctcccttccctccccgcaCCCACCGCCCGCCGCCCAGCCGGAGCGCCCGCCGCCGGAACCGGAGCGGGGTCAGCGGGACCCCGGCCTGAG GCAGCTGGTGACCGAGGGCTCTCCCGCCTGGCTGCCCAtcgctgcctgctcctgcctcacAATGGCAACTCCGGACGTCAGCGTTCAcatggaggaggtggtggtggtgacaaCGCCTGATGGCACGGTGGATGGAGGCGGTGTGGAGGAGGTGAAGACGGTGCTGGTCACCACCAACCTGTCCCAGCACAG CGGTGACATAAATGAAGACACGCTGGAGACCGAAAATGCagctgctgcggctgctgctgcctttacAGCCTCCACGCATCTGAAGGAAGCAGTCCTAG TGAAGATGGCTGAAGATGAGGACAGTTTGGAGGCAGAGATTGTCTACCCCATCACCTGCGGGGACAGCAAAGCCAACCTCATCTGGAGAAAGTTCGTGTGCCCTGGGATCAACGTGAAGTGTGTGCAG TTTGACGATCACCTAATTAGTCCCAAGGAGTTTGTCCACTTGGCGGGCAAGTCGACGCTGAAGGATTGGAAGCGGGCGATCCGGATGAACGGGATCATGCTCCG GAAGATCATGGACTCAGGAGAGCTGGATTTCTACCAGCACACGAAGGTCTGTTCCAACACCTGTCGGAGCACCAAAATCGACCTGACCGGAGCCAGGGTGTCCTTGACCAGCCAGACATCGACAGAGTACATCCCTCTCACTCCTGCTTCTGCGGATG TGAACGGATCCCCAGCTACAATTACCATAGAAACATGCGAGGATTCCAGCGATTGGAGCACCAGCATTGGAG atGACACCTTTGCTTTCTGGCGAGGCCTGAAGGACACAGGTCTCCTGGAAGAAGTAATCTATGAGTTCCACCAGGAGCTAGTGGAGACCATGAAGGGCTTGCAGCAGCGAGCACAGGATCCCCCGCTGCAGCTCGGTG ATGCTGTTTTACTCAACAACGTAGTCCAGAACTTTGGTATGCTGGATCTCGTCAAGAAGGTCCTGGCCAGCCACAAGTGTCAGATGGATCGCTCAAGGGAGCAGTACACGCGGGATTTGGCAG ctCTGGAGCAGCAGTGTGATGAGCACCGCAAGCGGGCAAAAGAGCTGAAGCACAAATCGCAGCATCTCAACAACGTCCTGATGACCCTCACACCCGTCTCTGTCCCCACGCCTTTAAAACGTCCCAGGCTGACCAGGGCCACTTCTGGACCAGCTGCCATCACCTCCCAAGTCCTGTCCCAGCCGGCGCAGCTCGCCGTCCCCCCCGGCGTGCCCGTCTCCCAGCTCACCAGCCTCCCTCTCGGCAAAGTGGTCTCAGCCCTCCCATCCTCggtgctggggaagagcccgtCCCAGCCTCCCGCCGCCAGCTCCCCGGCCTCCCCGCTGCTGGGAGGGTACACGGTACTGGCCTCCTCCGGCTCCACCTTCCCCGGCACGGTGGAGATCCACCCGGACGCTTCCAACCTGACGGTGCTGAGCACGGCTGCGGTCCAGGATGGCAGCACGGTGGTGAAGGTGGTGAGCCCCTTCCAGCTGCTGACACTGCCGGGACTCGGCACGACCATCCAGAACGTGACACAAATGGCTCCCGGTGGGAGCACGGTCGTGACCGTCCCATCAGGTGCCACCGAGGCTGCCGGGGACGAGCACACTGCCGCCACCATCGAGGTGACTGCGGTGGCCGATGAGGTGGAGCAGAAGTGA